A section of the Bryobacteraceae bacterium genome encodes:
- a CDS encoding carbonate dehydratase gives MKAETQARITFPVRGMTCAACQAHVQKALERVPGVSAASVNLMLHNATVVYDACAVSPAELVEAVNDSGYEAELPPPARSIAEQQRRHDEEEEAEYRRLRRRAVVALACGAAAMATMPWHHTRPAWAALAVLSLVVMAWAGRRFYTKAWAALRHGTADMNTLVALGTGAAFLYSLAHPHEAYFESVIFIIAFVLAGNALEARARRRTSEALSALARLEPETARLLRGGEEAEVPVSQLHPGDLVVVRPGERLPADGVVVEGESSVDESMLTGEPLPVEKRPGARVSGGTLNVDGRLVFRATAVGGETELERILRLLRDAQASKAPIQRLADRVAAVFVPVVVSIAALTWLISGSFPAAIAVLIVACPCAMGLAVPAAVMAATGRAAQFGILFRHGEALERLARVDTVVLDKTGTLTEGRPEVRAFLAAEGSDPAETVRLAAAVEQASEHPLARAIVRFASGPLPAVTEFRAWPGRGAEGVVEGRRVLAGKREMLAERGVELPSPEPGAPGETEVDVAIDGRFAGVFVIRDRLRADAREAVAELRRMGLRVWMLTGDSESAARAIAREAGIDEVEAGVLPEGKLRFIERLRSTGARVAMVGDGINDAPALAAADAGIAMASGTDAAAAAADAALVRPELMLAPRALKLARAALRVMRQNLFWAFVYNVVMIPVAAAGRLNPVLAAAAMSLSSVSVVTNSLRLARLRLR, from the coding sequence GTGAAGGCGGAAACCCAGGCGCGGATCACGTTCCCGGTGCGCGGCATGACGTGCGCTGCCTGCCAGGCGCACGTGCAGAAGGCGCTCGAGCGGGTGCCGGGCGTCTCAGCGGCCAGCGTCAATCTGATGCTGCACAACGCCACGGTGGTCTACGACGCCTGCGCCGTCTCGCCGGCCGAGCTGGTGGAAGCGGTCAACGACAGCGGCTACGAGGCCGAGCTGCCGCCGCCGGCACGCTCCATCGCCGAACAGCAGCGGCGCCACGACGAAGAAGAGGAAGCCGAATACCGCCGCCTGCGGAGGCGCGCCGTGGTGGCGCTGGCCTGCGGAGCGGCGGCGATGGCCACCATGCCCTGGCATCACACGCGGCCGGCGTGGGCGGCTCTGGCCGTGCTGAGCCTGGTGGTGATGGCGTGGGCGGGGCGGCGTTTCTACACGAAGGCCTGGGCGGCGCTGCGCCATGGCACGGCGGACATGAACACGCTGGTGGCGCTCGGCACGGGCGCGGCGTTTCTCTACTCGCTGGCCCATCCGCATGAGGCCTATTTCGAAAGCGTCATCTTCATCATCGCCTTCGTGCTCGCCGGCAATGCGCTGGAGGCACGCGCCCGGCGCAGAACGTCCGAGGCGCTCTCCGCGCTGGCCCGGCTGGAACCGGAGACGGCGCGCCTGCTGCGCGGCGGAGAAGAAGCCGAGGTGCCGGTGTCGCAGCTCCACCCCGGCGACCTTGTTGTCGTCCGGCCGGGCGAGCGGCTCCCCGCCGATGGCGTCGTGGTGGAAGGCGAATCAAGCGTCGACGAATCCATGCTGACAGGCGAGCCGCTTCCCGTGGAGAAGCGGCCTGGCGCACGCGTTTCCGGCGGAACGCTGAACGTCGATGGCCGGTTGGTCTTCCGCGCCACTGCCGTTGGCGGTGAGACCGAACTCGAACGCATCCTGCGGCTGCTGCGGGACGCGCAGGCCTCGAAGGCCCCCATCCAGCGGCTGGCGGACCGCGTGGCCGCCGTTTTCGTGCCGGTGGTCGTGTCGATCGCCGCACTGACCTGGCTGATCAGCGGTTCCTTCCCGGCGGCCATTGCGGTGCTCATCGTCGCCTGCCCGTGCGCGATGGGACTGGCCGTGCCGGCGGCGGTGATGGCGGCCACGGGACGCGCGGCGCAGTTCGGCATCCTGTTCCGCCACGGCGAGGCGCTGGAACGGCTGGCGCGTGTGGATACGGTGGTCCTGGACAAGACGGGAACGCTCACCGAAGGCCGCCCGGAGGTGCGTGCCTTCCTCGCCGCGGAGGGATCGGACCCGGCCGAGACGGTGCGCCTGGCGGCGGCTGTGGAACAGGCAAGCGAGCACCCGTTGGCCCGGGCCATTGTCCGTTTCGCTTCCGGGCCGTTGCCCGCAGTAACGGAGTTCCGCGCCTGGCCGGGCCGTGGCGCCGAGGGCGTGGTGGAAGGCCGGCGGGTACTGGCGGGCAAACGGGAGATGCTCGCGGAACGCGGCGTGGAACTGCCCTCGCCAGAGCCGGGCGCGCCGGGAGAGACGGAGGTCGACGTGGCCATCGACGGGCGCTTCGCCGGCGTCTTCGTGATTCGCGACAGGCTGCGGGCCGATGCGCGTGAGGCCGTGGCCGAGCTGCGCCGGATGGGCCTGCGCGTCTGGATGCTCACCGGCGATTCCGAATCTGCCGCGCGCGCCATCGCCCGCGAGGCGGGCATCGATGAGGTGGAAGCGGGCGTGCTGCCGGAAGGGAAGCTGCGCTTCATCGAGCGGCTGCGTTCCACTGGAGCGCGCGTGGCCATGGTCGGCGACGGGATCAACGATGCGCCGGCGCTGGCCGCCGCCGATGCGGGCATCGCGATGGCGTCCGGCACGGACGCAGCCGCCGCGGCCGCCGACGCCGCGCTGGTCCGGCCCGAACTGATGCTGGCTCCGCGCGCGCTGAAGCTGGCGCGGGCGGCGCTGCGCGTGATGCGGCAGAACCTGTTCTGGGCTTTCGTCTACAACGTGGTGATGATCCCGGTGGCCGCGGCGGGGCGCCTGAATCCGGTGCTGGCCGCCGCGGCGATGAGCCTCAGCTCGGTGTCGGTGGTGACCAACAGCCTGCGGCTGGCGCGGCTCCGGCTGCGCTGA